The DNA segment TCCTCTCCTGATTGAAGAATAACCGTCTTTATCCCCATCTGCTTTAGTTCTTTTGCAGTTTCAACTATCTCATTTACATCCATCCTATACCTGTCAACAGTTAAATTGTCTCTCCTTAAGCCGCAGTATAGACAATTTTTTCTACAGATATTAGAAAATTCTATTGCAGCCCTTATGTCGACTACATCACCTACAACCGCCTTCCTCATCTCATCGGCAGCTTTGTATATAGAACTTAAGTTCTCATCACCATCGGCACTAAGCAGCAAAACTATATCATCTTCTGTAAGCTCTATGCCTTTTTCCACTTTTTCTAAAACAGCTTTTATGTCCCTATTTAATCCTTTATTTATTATTTCTAACAAGCCATCTAATTTCCTAATTTTATATGGATATATACCTTTTACTGATACGGAATTTATTTTTAGGAGCTTTTCTGCTACATCTACATTATATGCATCAATTTTAATTGCGGTACTGCATACAGAACCGTACTCTGCTGGAGCTGGTATTAATTCTGTTTTAATGCTATTTTCCTTTAATATCTTATCTGCATTAAGCATGTGCTGCGTTGAATTGCAGATTATTATGCAATGTTCCATCTACATCACCTTAAATTCATTCATATATCTATATTTTATATTTATTTGGCCTTTGTTACAATAGAAAAATGCATTTGTTTTTACAAATGCATTGAGATTACCTATCTATTATGAGTTCAGCAAGTCTCGACAGATCTTCATCTCCATAGTATTCTATCAATATTTTTCCCCTGTTTTTTCCATGGATAATTTTAACCTTTGTGCCAAAGAATCTGCAGAAATTATCCTCTATCTCTTTTATGTATGCGTCGCTTTCTTTTCGTTTTTTCTTCTTAGACGATGTGACTTCTTTTATGAGGTTTTCAGTATCTCTCACATTTAGGTTCTTGTCCACTATTTTCTTAGCTATCATGTTTTGCTTCTCAGCGTCCTGCAAGGCCAATATAACTTTTGCATGTCCCGTCGTTATTTTGCCTTCCATCAACATATTTTGAACTTCTTCATCCAAGTTTAGGAGCCTTATGCTATTAGCGATGGATGACCTGCTTTTCCCCACCCTTTTCGATATTTCTTCCTGTGTCAGGTTGAATTGCTCCATTAGAGATTTATACGCCTTTGCTTCATCAATTGGATTTAAGTCTTCTCTCTGAAGGTTCTCTATAAGGGCTATTTCCATCACTTTTTGATCATCAAAATCTTTCACTATAGCAGGTACTTCTTTAAGCCCCGCTAACTTTGCCGCCCTCCACCTTCTCTCACCAGCCACAATCTGATACCCAAAATCGTTCTTTCTGACTATTATAGGTTGTATAATACCGTGTTCTTTTATGGAATCGGATAATTCTTTTAAAGACTCGTCATCAAAATGTTTCCTTGGCTGAAATTGATTTGGCTCAATATCCGAAATCTTAATGCTTTCAACGCCTTTCGCGCTTTCTTCATCTATCTCTGGTATAAGAGCTTGTAAACCTCTACCAAGCCCTCTTTTGTTATTCACCTGCCTCACCGTTCCTTTCAATTAATTCCTTGGCCAACTCCTCATAAGCTTCAGCACCTTTTGAATGTGGATCGTAAAGAGAAATAGGCTTTCCAAAACTTGGCGCCTCACCTAACCTTATGTTCCTCGGTATTATGGTCCCGTACACTTTCCCTTTAAAATACTTTTTCACCTCGTCAACAACCTGTATCGATAGGTTTGTCCGAGCATTAAACATAGTCAAAACAACACCTTCGATTTCTAAACTGTGGTTTATGTTTTTCTTTATCAGATTTATAGTGTTCATTAATTGTGTTAATCCTTCCAGCGCATAGTATTCACATTGTATAGGAACTAAAATAGAATCCGCCGCCGTCAATGCATTTATTGTCAAGAGTCCCAAAGATGGAGGACAATCAATTAAAATATAGTCAAAATCCTCTTTTATTTCATTTATGGAATTTTTAAGCCTAAATTCTCTGGATAGCATCGGCACCAGCTCTATCTCTGCACCTGCCAATTGTATGCTGGAAGGTACAATGGTAATTCCGCTCATATCTTCTAACTTTATGTACGCTTCTCTTATGTCTTTTCCTTCAATTAAAATATTATACGTAGTGCAGTTAATAGATGAACTATCTATTCCAAATCCGCTGGTCATATTGCTTTGTGGGTCCATATCAACGCACAGCACCTTCTTGCCAGCAGCAGATAAAGAATAGCCAAGATTTATAGTTGTCGTAGTCTTGCCAACGCCGCCTTTTTGATTTGCCACAGCTATTACTTTGCCCAATTTATCACCCCGCAATTTTATCATATTTTTATTATAGCATTGTTCCATGTGGAACAAAAGTTAAATTATGATACGGGGTGATTAAAAATTACTTTTTAGGAATCCTTATCTTAAATTCTATGTAGTCATCTTCATTAAGCTCAGTGTATTCAGCATCGACACCTGAATTTTTCATTATTGTAATAGCTTGCTTTATTGTATTTACAAAGATTCTTATGTCTTTATAAAACCTCATCATCTTCTTTTTTTCTTGCTTTTTATCTTCTTCCATCGTTATCTTGTTTATCATGTCTTGTACAATTTTCTCTGTTTCTTTAACATTGCACTTTTTCTTTATGATTATGTCGATGGCTTTATTCTGCATCTCCTCATCTGGAAGCCTTAAAAGAGCTCTTGCATGCCGTTCAGTCAAATTGTGCTCTATCAATTTAGCCTTTATATCATCGCTAAGCTTTAGAAGTCGCAACTTGTTGGCAATGGTAGACTGGCTTTTCCCCAGCATAATAGCCAATTTTTCCTGAGTTAGATTGTGGTCATTTATTAGATTGTAATATCCTTCAGCTTCTTCTAAAAAATTCAGGTCTTTTCTTTGCAAGTTTTCTATTAAAGCGATTACTGCAGAATCCTCATCATATGCTTCAAACACTATAGCGGGAATCGTCGTAAGACCCGCCAGCTTTGATGCTCTTAGCCGTCTTTCCCCAGATATAAGCTCATACGAATTGCCATTTACGACTCTCACGCTTATTGGCTGTATCACACCATAAGCTTTTATAGAATCGCAAAGCTCTTGCAGATTAGCAGTGTCAAAGATTTTGCGAGGCTGATATGGATTTGGTCTAATAAGATCTATCGGCAAGTACTTTATTTCCTGCTGTTTTATCGACACCATAAAAAACACCTCTTCGTAAAACAATAGATTATATTATATATATTCTACAATAATATCAAAATTCCTCCTATAATTCCATTATTATCCTTAATATTTTTATCGATTTTTTATCTGTATATTTCAGGCAATCTTATGTTTTGAT comes from the Thermoanaerobacterium sp. PSU-2 genome and includes:
- a CDS encoding ParB/RepB/Spo0J family partition protein, whose translation is MNNKRGLGRGLQALIPEIDEESAKGVESIKISDIEPNQFQPRKHFDDESLKELSDSIKEHGIIQPIIVRKNDFGYQIVAGERRWRAAKLAGLKEVPAIVKDFDDQKVMEIALIENLQREDLNPIDEAKAYKSLMEQFNLTQEEISKRVGKSRSSIANSIRLLNLDEEVQNMLMEGKITTGHAKVILALQDAEKQNMIAKKIVDKNLNVRDTENLIKEVTSSKKKKRKESDAYIKEIEDNFCRFFGTKVKIIHGKNRGKILIEYYGDEDLSRLAELIIDR
- a CDS encoding ParA family protein, translated to MGKVIAVANQKGGVGKTTTTINLGYSLSAAGKKVLCVDMDPQSNMTSGFGIDSSSINCTTYNILIEGKDIREAYIKLEDMSGITIVPSSIQLAGAEIELVPMLSREFRLKNSINEIKEDFDYILIDCPPSLGLLTINALTAADSILVPIQCEYYALEGLTQLMNTINLIKKNINHSLEIEGVVLTMFNARTNLSIQVVDEVKKYFKGKVYGTIIPRNIRLGEAPSFGKPISLYDPHSKGAEAYEELAKELIERNGEAGE
- the noc gene encoding nucleoid occlusion protein; this translates as MVSIKQQEIKYLPIDLIRPNPYQPRKIFDTANLQELCDSIKAYGVIQPISVRVVNGNSYELISGERRLRASKLAGLTTIPAIVFEAYDEDSAVIALIENLQRKDLNFLEEAEGYYNLINDHNLTQEKLAIMLGKSQSTIANKLRLLKLSDDIKAKLIEHNLTERHARALLRLPDEEMQNKAIDIIIKKKCNVKETEKIVQDMINKITMEEDKKQEKKKMMRFYKDIRIFVNTIKQAITIMKNSGVDAEYTELNEDDYIEFKIRIPKK